A window of Kribbella sp. NBC_00382 genomic DNA:
AGTACCCGGGAAGCGACCTTCGGGGCCAACCCGTACTCCGCGCGGAACTGCTCGGTCAGATGCCGCCGGCTCCACCCGACCTCACCAGCCAGCTCCTGTACGCCGATCCCGCCCGCAGACTCACACATCCGTCGCCAAGCCCAGCCGAGCTCGGCCCGTGGCGCACCGATCGGCTCGTCTCGCCACGACTCGAGCAGCAGCCGTTCCACGATGTCAAAGCGCTCATGCCAGTGCGGTGTCGCGCGAAGCCGCTCGCCGACCTCCTGCGCCGGCATCCCGAACAGCGTGTCGACGTCCAGGATCGTGGTGGCGAGCTCACCCGACGGCAGACCCAGCAGCGCCCGCGACCCCGCCGGCGTGAGCGCGAGCTGGATGCCCGCCAGATTGGGGGAGTCCCCGATCCGCACAGCCGTCGAATGCAACCCGCTGACAACGGTCTGGTACTTCTCCACCGGCGAATCCGGCCAGGCGATGCCGAGCGGCTCGTCCAGGCTGATCACGATCGTCAGGTACCGCGAGGGCAGACCGCGATGCAGCTCAAGCGGGGCACCGCGGTAGGCGTAGCCGGTGAGGTCGCCGAGATACGGGCGCAGGGCCGGATGAGCCCTACGCACGTGATGCTCGAAGCCCGCCATCTGCCCAGGCTAAAGCCGCCCGGGGACAAAAGCTCGGGGTCGTCCACAGACCCCGAGATACGTGGTGGCGGCGAGCCGGCCATCCGTCATACGGGACCGGCGTTTCGGCATCTGGACCCGGGGTGGCACCATGACAGACAGTCGTTCGCAGCTGATTTGGAGAGATCGTCGTGCCTGAACTGAGGTCCCGTACCGTCACCCACGGCCGCAACATGGCCGGCGCCCGCGCCCTCATGATGGCCTCCGGCGTCGCCCGAGAGGACTTCGGCAAGCCGATCATCGCGGTCGCGAACAGCTTCACCGAGTTCGTCCCGGGGCACACCCACCTGCAGCCGGTCGGCCGGATCGTCTCCGAGGCGATCCACGCGGCCGGCGGGATCGCCCGCGAGTTCAACACGATCGCGGTCGACGACGGTATCGCGATGGGCCACGGCGGGATGCTCTACAGCCTGCCGTCCCGCGACCTGATCGCCGACTCGGTCGAGTACATGGTCGAGGCGCACTGCGCGGACGCGCTGATCTGTATCTCGAACTGCGACAAGATCACCCCGGGCATGCTGATGGCCGCGCTCCGGCTGAACATCCCGACCGTGTTCGTCTCCGGCGGCCCGATGGAGGCCGGCCGGGCCACCCTGGTCGACGGCACCGTGCGCAAGCTGGACCTGATCGACGCGATGTCCGAGGCGGTCAACGAGAACGTCTCCGACGAGGACATCCTGCGGATCGAGGAGAACGCCTGCCCGACCTGCGGGTCGTGCTCGGGCATGTTCACCGCGAACTCGATGAACTGCCTCGCCGAGGCGATCGGCCTGGCACTGCCGGGCAACGGCTCGGTGCTCGCCACCCACACCGCGCGCAAGGCCCTGTACGAGAACGCCGGCCGCACAGTCGTCGAGATCACCAAGCGGTACTACGAGACCGACGACGAGACCGTGTTGCCGCGGACCGTCGCGTCGCGAGCCGCGTTCGAGAACGCGATGGCGCTGGACATCGCGATGGGCGGCTCGACGAACACGATCCTGCACCTGCTCGCCGCGGCCCAGGAGGCCGAGGTCGACTTCGACCTGGACGACATCAACGCCGTCTCCCGTCGCGTGCCCTGCCTGGCGAAGGTCGCGCCGAACGTCGCCCCGGGTGGCACGTACTACATGGAGGACGTGCACCGCGCGGGTGGCATCCCGGCGATCCTCGGTGAGCTGTACCGCGCCGGGTTGCTGAACGAGGACATCCACACCGTGCACAGCGCCTCGATCGACGACTGGCTGAAGAACTGGGACGTCCGCGGTGGATCCCCGTCGGCCGAGGCGGTCGAGCTCTGGCACGCGGCCCCCGGTTGCAAGCGGTCGGCCACGGCGTTCTCGCAGTCCGAGCGCTGGGAGACGCTGGACACCGACGCGGCCGGCGGGTGCATCCGCGATGCGGCACATGCGTACTCGGTCGACGGCGGTCTGGCAGTGCTGAAGGGCAACCTCGCGGTCGACGGCTGCGTGGTGAAGACGGCCGGCGTGGACGAGTCGATCTGGACCTTCGAAGGCCCGGCCGTCGTGTGCGAGTCGCAGGAAGAGGCGGTCGAGAAAATCCTCGCCAAGGCGATCAAGCCCGGCGACGTCGTCGTCATCCGCTACGAAGGCCCGAAGGGTGGGCCGGGGATGCAGGAGATGCTCTACCCGACGTCGTTCCTGAAGGGCCGCGGGCTGGGCAAGGTCTGCGCACTGATCACCGACGGCCGCTTCTCCGGCGGTACTTCGGGATTGTCGATCGGCCACGCGTCGCCCGAGGCGGCGTCGGGCGGGACGATCGCCTTGGTGGAGGACGGCGATCGCATCCGGATCGACATCCCCGGGCGCTCGATCGAGTTGCTGGTGGCTGACGACGTACTGGCTGCTCGCCGGGACGCTCTGGGTGGGGTCTATGCGCCCAAGGCACGTGACCGCAAGGTGTCGGCGGCGCTGCGGGCGTACGCCGCGATGGCGACCAGCGCCGACAAGGGCGCAGTACGGGACGTCAGCAAGCTCGGCTGAATCGTCGGCAAGCTCGGCTGAATCTCAGAGGGACAGCTCGAGGTCGAAGGCGAGGGTGATCGCCTCGGCCAGCGCCTCCTCCTGCTCGGGGAGGAGGTAGCCGATCAGCCGGCCCAGCTGGAGTTTCGGGATGGTCTGGATGTTGTCGCAGCTGATCGCGCTGGGATGATCCAGACCGTTCTGGCTGCCGACCAGTACCTCGGTCGACAGGCCGCGGATGGTGCTGGTGATCGGGGCGACCGTGACGTTGGTCAGCCGCGGCCTGATCAGTTCGCGGGTCAGCACGACGACCGGGCGGGGCTTGTCCAGGCGCGCGATGTGCAGCGGTCGCATCAGTCGAGATCAGTCAGTACTGTCCCGCCGGCGGCGACCGCCAGTCCGTCGAGGTCCTCGTAGTCTCCGTGGGCCGCGAGGATGGCCGCGTCCCGTTCGGCCAACTCGCGGCGCCGCTCCCGCTCCATCGCGCGCGCGACCACTGACGCCCGGCTGGACGCCTTGTTGTCATCGACCAGCCGGTCCATGAACTCGACGAGTTCGTCCGGCAGGCGCACTGTGATCTGCTTGCTCATACCAGAACCATACCGGTCTGGGATTCAATTCTCTACCGCACCCTGTCGTAGACCATGGCCAGCTCGCCCAGATCGCCGGTTTCCTGGTGGGTGACCTTCCACTGGGTGGCCGGCAGTCCGTCCTCGAAGAGGTGCTGACCGCCGCCGGCGATCTGCGGCGTGATCATCAGGTACAGGCGGTCGAGCTGGTCGGCTGCGAGCAGGGCCTTGATGATGCTGGCGCTGCTGTTGACCAGGATCTCGCCTTCGCCGGTGCTCTTCAGTTCGGTGATGACCTCGGCGGCCGGCGCGTTCACCAGGCGGGTGCGTTCCCACGGGGACTCGGTCAGGGTGGTGGAGAAGACGACCTTGTCGGTGTCGCGAAGCCACTTCGCGTAGCCGCGGTCGCGCGGGTCGGCGTCCTCGTTGTCGGCGACCGATGGCCAGAAGCCCAGGAATCCTTGGGCGTTGAGCCGGCCGAGAACGGCGGTGGTCGCGTTCTCGTACAGGCGGGTCATGTGGTCGCGGGCCACGTCGGTGGTCGCGTAGGGGATGATCGCGCCCAGATCCATCGCACCGCCGGGGCCGTTGTAGCGGCCGTCGAGCGAGATGTTGAGGTTGGCGGTCACCAGGCGGTCGGTCATTTCGTACTCCTTGTCGGCGTGGCGCTTGAGGTGTCGGTGGCGGCGAGAGCCGCCGCGAGTTTGTCGAGGCTCTGGCCGAAGCCGAGCTCGATCCCCGCGATGAAGTCGGCGGAGTCGATCGTGCTGTCGGTGATCCGCAGCTCGACGTCGAGCTCCGTGCCGGCGTCGGTCGGCCGGAGGGTGTAGCTCGTGTGGGCGGTGAACGCGGTACGTCCGTCAGGAAGCACAGGAGAGTTGCGATAGGCGAGGTGCTCGCCCGGCCGGATGTCGGTGACGACTCCTTCGGAGCGCCCGGCGACGAGGTCGGAGCCGTCGCTGTCTTCCGCGTCGCGGTACTCGAGGATGATCCGGCCGCCTGGTCGTGCTTCGAAGACGAGCTCCGAGACGCGGAGATCCTCGGGCGCCCACCACTGGGCCAGCAGGTCGGCCTCGGTCAAGTATCGCCAGACCTGCTCGGCTGAGGTGGGCAGTGAGTGGAGGAAGGTGAAGGAGCGCCCATCGGCCCAACCGGCCTCCTCCGCCGCGAGTCGCTCGGCGTCGAGGCTGATGCCGTGGCGGTCGAAGGTCTTACGTGCGCCTTGATCCGTGGCGTCGGCGAGCTGGCTGAGGGCGGCTGCCAGTTCGCGGAGCGGATCGGGCTGGAGTGCGTAGATGCGGCGCTGGCCGGTCCGTTGCGAGGTGACGAGCCCGGCGCGCTCCAGGGTCTGCAGGTGCTTGGTCGTCTGCGGCTGCCTTGCCTCAGCAAGCTGAGCCAGCACACCGACCGACCGCGGCCGCTCGGCCAGCAGGTTCACGAGCCGCCATCGAGCCGGGTCGGCGAGCGCGGTGATCAGTGCGTCCATGGCTCAAAGCATTCACCATGAAGAATATTCTTGTCAAGGAATATGTTGAGTATTCTTGGCGCCGTTAGCCGGCGGGGAAGTAGTGGCCGTTGTCCAGATCGGCGAGTAGGCCGGGCTGGGCGGGTTCCCAGCCGAGGGTCCGGCGGGTGATGAGGTTGGACGCCGGGTAGCTCTGCGTGACGAGGTTCGCGAGGAACCCGAAGTACCCCGGCACCATCAGTTCGTCCATGGGAATGCTCACGGCGGGCAGCCCCAGGCGGCTGCCTATGGCCTCGGCGATCTCGCGCAGCGGGATAGCCCCGTCCCCGACCGCGTGCCAGTATCTGCCGGCCGGCCCCTTCTCCAGCGCCACGCGGAACAGGGAGGCGACATCGCGGATGTGCACGGCGTTCCACGGGTTCGCGCCGTCGCCGGGGTAGCCGGCGAACCCCTTCTCCTTCGCGAGCGCGATCAGGATGGGGAGGAAGCCGGCCTGATCGGTCGTGCCGTGCGCGATATTGGCAATCCGTACGACCGACGACCGCACTCCCTGCTCGGCGAGGCCGATGACGGCGGATTCCACGGCATTGCGAACCCTGAGAGTGCCCTGGTGCTCATCGCCGACGAGCTGGGCCGGATCCTCCTCGGTGACCGGCCGGCCCAGTTGCCCGGGTGAGCCGATGCTCCCCGCCGCGACCAGCGGCTTTCCGGATCCCGCCAGCGCCTCGCCGTACGCGTGCATGATCGGCAGCTCCGCGGCGGCCACGGCGTCCATCCCGCCGGTCACCAGCAAGTCCTGCCGGTGCGCGACGTGGATGACGCCGTCGGAATCCGCGGCCGCCTCCTTGAGCCCGTCGAGATCCTGAAGGTCGCCGCGTCGCACCTTCGCGCCGAGCGCGGACAGCGCCGCCGCGGCGGTGTCCGACCGGGCCAGCCCGGTCACCTCGTGCCCGGCGGAGATGAGCTCGGAGATGATGTACGAACCGGAATGGCCGGTTCCGCCAGTGACGAAGACGTGCACGCTGCTGCTCCTTGTGAATTTATGCGGCGAAGAATTGCGGTACGAGTCTGCTCAGTCGGTGAATTCGTTGACGCCGAGGGCGAAGTCCCAATGGCCGACGCCATTACCGGCGAGGCTCACCGTGACCAGGCCCATTCCTTCCAGCCAGTGCGCCATTTTCAGGCCGCCGGCATCCAGCGGGCGCAACCCGAGGCTCTCGATGAATGTCGCCAGATCCGCTTTGGCTTGCGCATTGTCGCCGGCCATGAAAACGGTAGGCCGGCCCTTCTCCAGGACATTGCGGAAGATGGTGTTGAACGCCTTCACCACGCTGGCGCCGGCCGGGGCCACCTTGGCGACCTCCTGCGCGACCGAGGTCTCGTCGCCGTGCGCCAGACCGTCGAACGTGGCGTTGAAGGGGTTGCTGATGTCGACGATGACCTTGCCCGCGAGGGCGTCTCCGTACTCGGCGACGACCGGTACGACACCCGCGAACAGGAGGGCGGTGATGACGATGTCCCCGGCCGGGACGGCGCCCCACTTGCCTGTCGTCGTGCCGCCGCCCAGAGCCTTGGCCAGGTCGTCGGCCTTGGACTGATCGCGTCCCATGACCTCGACGGTGTTGCCGCCTTTGACTGCGAGCGTGCCGATGGCGTGGGCCATGTTGCCCGTCCCGATGAGGGTGATGTTGCTCATGAGCTGTGCTTCCTTTGCTGTTGTTGAGGTTCAGATGGCGGTGGTGCCGCCGTCGGCGACCAGCTCCAGGCCGTTGACGTAACTGGAGTCGTCGGAGGCGAGGAACAGGGCGATGGTGGCGATTTCTTCGGGGCGGCCCATCTCGCCGCGCGGGATGAGCGACTCGAAGGCGGCTTTGGTCGCCTCGTCGAACAGCTCTGCCTGCTTGGCGGTGGCGACCTGGCCGGGGGTCAGCACGTTGACCCGGATCTTGCGGTCGCGCAGTTCGTTGAGCCAGACCCGGGCCCAGGCCTGCTGGACGGCCTTGCTGCCCGCGTAGAGGCTCCAGCCGGGGTAGGCGCCGAGGGATGCGTTGGATCCGGTCATCAGGATCGAGCCGTTGTCGTTGATCAGCGGCAGTGCCTTCTGCACGGTGAACAGGGTGCCGCGCGCGTTGAGCGAGAAGGTGCGTTCGAACTGTTCCGGGGTGATCTCGCCGAGGGCCGCGGGTTCGCCCATTCCGGCGCTGGCCCACAGCACGTCGATCGAGCCCTTCTCCCGCTTCACGGTGTCGTACAAGCGGTCCAGGTCGTCCAGCTCGGCCGCGTCACCCTGGACGGCGGTGACGTTGCGGCCGATCAATTCGACGGCCTCATCCAGGGCGTCCTGTCGCCGGGCCTGGATGAAGACGTGCGCTCCTTCCTCGACGAACAATTTGGCACCGGCCAATGCCATACCGGTGGATCCGCCGGTGATCACCGCTACCTTGCCTTCGAGCTTTCCCACGATCTATTTGCCTGCTTTCTGGAATTCACTGTGGTGCTGTTGCTTGCATATCAAGGCTGTCATTGGCCTGAGCGGCTGTCCAAGACCTCTTTTCGACGCGGTGATAGCTTGGAGGCATCACCGAATCGGGAGGTGCCATGGATCTGGACCTGCGCAAAGTGCGCTACTTCCTCGCCGTCGCCGACCAGTTGCACTTCGGCCGCGCCGCGGAGGAGCTGCATATCGCGCAGCCGGCCCTGAGCCGCCAGATCCGCGCGCTGGAACAGGATCTCGGCGCCTCGCTGTTCATCAGGGATCGCCACGGAGTGGCGCTGACCGACGCCGGCCGGCAACTCCTGGCCGACTCCGGTCCGCTGCTCGCCTCCGCGGACGCGGTCCGCCGCCGGGTGACCGTGGCCGCCCACGGCAGCCGGCGACTGGCGATCGGTTTCCGGACCGGTATCCCGGTCATCCCAGCGGCTCAGGTGTTCGAGGCCCAGCATCCGGACGTGGCCGTGGACGTGCAGCGGATCGAATGGGACGACCAGGCCGCGATGCTGCTCGACGGCCGCCTCGACGTCGGCTACGTGCGGCTGCCGATCGACGAGACCGGCCTGCGCGTGATCCCGCTGTACGCGGAGCCGCTCATGGTGGTGCTGCCCGCGGGCCACCGGCTGGCCGGCAAGGAGGAGGTCACCGAGGCCGATCTGGCCGGTGAACCGCTGGTCTGGCATGCCGACCCGAGCACGCACCCCACCAGGCGCCCGCATCCCGACTCCGGGCTCCGGGTGCGCGGCGTGGAGGAGAAGCTCGAGCACGTCGCGGCCGGCCGGGGCATCTCATTCGTGGCGCGTTCGGAGACGCTGTTCTACTCACGCCCGGACATCAGCTACGTGCCCGTGCCGGAGCTCGCGCCCGACCAGGTGTGCTTCGCCATGCCGGCATCCCGCACCTCGCCGCTGGCCGAGGACTTCTTCACCGCGGCGCAAGCGACGGCCGAGATCACGGCCGAATGCGGAAACTACGAGGCTTATTCAGGCGGTCAAGCCTGAGGCTGTGGACAGCCTCAGTTGGGGGACATGTCCGACCAGGCGACGTCGACCGCCGGGAGGGACGGGAGGGCCTTGATGGCGGAGAGCTCCGTGTCGAGGAGGCCGACCAGCTGGGCCAGCCGGGTGGTGGTGTCCAGGGCTTCCAGGAGCTTCTGACGATCCGGGGTGACCAGGGTCATCGCGGCGGAGATCAGGTACGAGAGCGTGCCCGGGTCGTCGGGGAGTGAGCCGATGCGCAGGCCGGGTTGCGAGATCTCGGTGACAGCTGCGGCGTACCGGCGGAAGCGCTCGACCGCGACGGTCGCAGTGCCGAGGGGGTCGTCGCCCGGCTCCTCGTCGAGCCATTCGACGTCCGCGACCAGGTAGTCGCCGCCGCTGTCGAGTTCGGCGACCTTGAAGCGGCGGTTGCCGGTCAGGGTGATCTCGACCGGGCCGTCGTCGTCGATGTCGAGGGAGATCTCCGAGATCGTCGCCGCGCAGCCGGTGCCGTACAGCGACCGGAACACCCGGTCACCGAGCTCGTACCCGTCCCGGACCGCCACCGCGCCGCAGACCATCTCGCCGCCGTTCTCGACCAGGTCGCGGATCACCGACCGCCCCTGAACGTCCGTGACGGGGATCGGGAGCACCAGCCCAGGAAAGATCACTGTCTCGACAGTGAGAAGCGGCAGGCGGGAGTCCATACCAAGGAGCCTAATGGCAACGACCGGGGACCGTGGTCCGCGCAGCAGACGGCGCGCGGGAGCCGGGGGAGCGGACCACTAGACTGGCGCACATGATTCGCCGCGTCGACCTGCGGGGCCGAGTGGCAGCCGGAGAGGTTCTCGACCTCCAAGCCCTGGTCCCCCGAGCCGTATTCGACGTCGAGGCCGCCCTCGACGTCGTTCGACCGATCTGCCTGGACGTCCGTCATCGCGGCCTCGAGGCGATCAGGGAGTACGGCGAGAAGTTCGACCATGTGGCGGTGAAGGACCTGCGGGTCCCGGCCGAGGCGCTCAAGACCGCCCTGGAGGAGCTCGACCCGGACGTCCGCAAGGCGCTGGAGGAGTCGATCCGGCGGGTGCGCGAGGTCAGCCTGGACGAGCGGGGGAGTGACGTCGAGTCGCAGCCCGCGCCGGGTGGCCGGGTGACCCAGCGGCTGGTGCCGGTGCAGCGGGTCGGGCTCTACGTGCCCGGCGGCCGGGCGCCGCTCGCGTCGAGCGTCGTCATGAATGTCGTACCGGCTCAGGTCGCCGGCGTGACGTCACTGGCTTTGGCGTCGCCGCCGCAGAAGGAGTTTGGTGGCCTCCCGCACCCGACCGTGCTCGCTGTCTGCGCGATGCTCGGGATCGACGAGGTGTACGCGATGGGCGGCGCGCAGGCGATCGCCGGGTTCGCGTACGGCTTCGAGGGGTGCCGCAAGGTCAACCTGATCACGGGACCGGGCAACATCTACGTGGTCGCGGCCAAGCGGTTCCTGCAGAGCGAGGTCGGGATCGATTCCGAGGCAGGTCCGACCGAGATCGCCGTACTGGCCGACGACTCCGCCAACGCGGCGCACGTCGCCGCCGACCTGATCAGCCAGGCCGAGCACGACCCGATGGCGGCCAGCGTGCTCGTCACGCCGAGCGAGGCGTTGGCGAAGGCTGTCGAGGCTGAGCTTGCGGTCCAGGTGCCGAAGACCAAGCACTCGGAGCGGGTTACCGAGGCGCTCAACGGGCAGCAGTCGGCCGTAGTACTGGTCGATGATCTGGAGCAGGGCACGGCCGTCGTCGATGCGTATGCGGCCGAGCACCTCGAGATCCAGACGGTCGACGCCGAGGAGCGTTCGCTGCTGATCAGCAACGCCGGCGCGATCTTCGTCGGCGGCTGGTCGCCGGTCTCGCTGGGCGACTACTGCGCCGGCTCGAACCACGTGCTGCCGACGGCGGGCTGCGCGTGCCACTCGTCCGGCCTGTCCGTGCGCAGCTTCCTGAAGGCGATGCACGTCGTGAACTACACCCGGGAGGCCCTGCAAGAGGTCGCCGGGCACGTGGTCGCGCTTGCCAACGCCGAGGATCTTCCGGCCCACGGCGCCGCCGTGTCGGTCCGTTTCCCGAGTGAGGACTGATGGGTCGTTTCGATGGGCTGCCGATCCGCGACGAGCTGAAGAGCTTCGAGCCGTACGGCGCACCACAGCTGGACGTCCCCGTCCTGCTCAACGTCAACGAGAACCCGTACCCGCCGAGCGAGGCCGTCGTCGCGGACATCACCGCGTCGGTGGCCGAGGCGGCCCGCGGGCTGAACCGCTACCCGGATCGCGAGTTCATGGCTCTGCGCGCCGACTTCGCGGCGTACCTGGGTCGTGAGTCGGGCGCTCAGCTCGCGGCCGAGCAGGTGTGGGCGGCCAACGGCTCCAATGAGGTCATGCTGCATCTCCTGCAGGCCTTCGGCGGACCAGGCCGTACTGCGCTGTCGTTCGCCCCGACGTACTCGATGTACCCGGAGTACGCCCGCGACACCAACACCGCCTGGGTCACCGGGCGCCGCTCCGAGGACTTCACCCTCGACCAGAGCAAGGCGCTCGCGGCGATCTCGCGGCACCGGCCGTCGGTCGTCTTGCTTGCCTCACCCAACAACCCGACCGGTACTGCGCTGCCGATCCAGCTGATCGAGGCGGTCGCCGCCCGGACCGCCGCGATCGGGGCGGTCCTGGTGGTCGACGAGGCGTACGCGGAGTTCCGGCGTACCGGTACGCCGAGCGCGGTCACGTTGTTGCCGTCGTACCCCAACCTGGCGGTGGCCCGGACGACGTCCAAGGCCTTCGCGTTGGCGGGGGCACGGGTCGGTTACCTTGCCGCGAGCAAGCAACTGATCGATGCCCTGCGCATCGTCCGGCTGCCGTACCACCTGTCGGCGGTGACCCAGGCGGTCGCGCGGGCGGCGTTGCGGCACTCCGACGAGCTGCTCGGCCGGGTCGAGCAGCTTCGGACCGAGCGCGATGAGACAGTGGACTGGCTGCGGGCGCAGGGGCTGCGCGCGGTCGATTCGGATGCGAACTTCGTCCTCTTCGGTACCTTCGCCGACCGGCACGCGGTGTGGCAGTCGCTACTGGACGACGGCGTACTGATCCGCGAGACCGGACCGAACGGCTGGCTGCGGGTGTCGATCGGTACCGGCGCCGAGATGGCCGCCTTCCGCGCCTCGCTGGAGAAGGTGCTCAAGACTGATCTAGGAAGGTCTCTATGACACGCACGGCCCGGATCGACCGGGAGACCAGCGAGTCCAAGGTGCTCGTCGAGCTCGACCTCGACGGGACCGGACGCGCGGACATCTCCACCGGCGTCGGCTTCTACGACCACATGCTCAACGCGCTGGCCAAGCACGCGCTGCTCGACCTGCACGTGAACACGGTCGGCGACCTGGAGATCGACGCGCACCACACCGTCGAGGACACCGCGATCGGCATCGGCCAAGCTTTGAAAGAGGCGCTGGGCGACAAGCGCGGGATCCGCCGCTTCGGTGACGCGACTGTGCCGCTGGACGAGGCGCTCGTGCACTGCACGGTCGACCTGTCCGGCCGGCCGTACTGCGTGCACACGGGTGAGCCTGACGGGCAGGTGTACGCGATCATCGGCGGCGACTACGCCGGCTCGCTGACCCAGCACGTGTTCGAGACGCTCGCCTTCAACGCGGCGATCTGCATCCACATCCGGGTGCTGTCCGGCCGCGACCCGCACCACATCGTCGAGGCGCAGTTCAAGGCGTTCGCCCGGGCGCTGCGGGCCGCCGCCGAGCTCGACCCGCGGCAGCCGGGCATTCCGTCGACCAAGGGCGCTCTGTGAAATCCGTCGTCCTGCTGGACTACGGCTCGGGCAACATCCGCTCGGGGGAGCGGGCCCTGCAGCGGGTCGGCGCCGACGTCACGGTGACGTCCGACTTCGACGAGGCGCTGAACGCCGACGGACTCCTGGTCCCCGGCGTCGGCGCCTTCGAGGCCTGTATGAACGGGCTGAAGGCCGTCCGCGGTGACGAAATCGTCGACCGCCGGCTGACCGGTGGCCGGCCGGTGCTGGGTATCTGCGTCGGCATGCAGATTTTGTTTGCCAAAGGCATCGAACACGGCGTCGAGACCGAGGGCTGCGAGCAATGGCCCGGCGTGGTCGAGCGGCTGCAACCGGTCCGCGGCGAGCCGGTCCCGCACATGGGCTGGAACACCGTCTCGGTCGACGGCGCGACCAAGCTGTTCGAGGGGATCGAGAAAGAACGCTTCTACTTCGTCCACTCGTACGGCGTGCGCGACTGGCATCTCGTCGACACGTGGGCCGCGGTCAAGCCGACGGTGACCTGGACGGAGTACGGCGGCGATCGCTTCGTCGCCGCGGTCGAGAACGGCCCGCTGGCCGCGACCCAGTTCCACCCCGAGAAGTCGGGCGACGCGGGCGCCGAACTGCTGGCCAACTGGCTCCGGTCCTTCTAGTGCCGTACTACGTCCACGGTGAGGACCAGCCCGAGGTACTGGACGGGTTGATCGCGAACGGCGAGGCGCACTGGTCCTACATGGATCGGTTCAGTGATCGGTTGATCCTGCGCGGGCCGACGCTGTCCGGTGACGGCGAGGAGCACACCGGGAGCGTGCATGTCGTCGACGTGGACGATCGTGCTGCGGCCGAGCGGTTCGCGTACGAGGAGCCGTACTGGGTGGCCGGGTACTACCAGCCGCTCACGGTCGTACGGGCCGTGGTGCTGCTGGATCGGACCGAGGACAAGCCGCGTTCCTTGGTGACCGCGGAGTGGGAGCCGGTCGAGCTGATCGCCCTGGCGCCGTCGTTCCTCGAGGACGACCGGCTGAGCTTCGTGGCGCTGCTCGTCGAGGACGACGGTTCGCGCTCCATCGGCATCGTCGCGGCCGCCACCTCCGTACCCTCCGAGGCAGCTGACGTGATCCGCCCGGCAGCCGACCAGCTGACCGGTGGAGCGCCGATGTCGGTCACTGCCCGTCGCTGGCAGCGGGGCGGTCGCTCACAGAGCGATTCCTGACACGCAGTCTCTTGCCGTTCGGCTGTCGTTCACCGTAAGTTCACTGGCGACCACTGCTTGTGCTGACAAGGAGACCGCCTGTGACCGTCGAGAATCCCCTGTCCAGACGTCAGTTCGTCGCTCGTGCCGCCGCGGCAGGTGTTGCCGTCAGTGTCGCCGGGTCGGTGGAAGCGCTTTATACGGCCGAGCCCGCGCTGGGTACGTCCGGGCCGAAGGTCGGCTACGGACCCCTGCT
This region includes:
- a CDS encoding helix-turn-helix domain-containing protein, producing the protein MAGFEHHVRRAHPALRPYLGDLTGYAYRGAPLELHRGLPSRYLTIVISLDEPLGIAWPDSPVEKYQTVVSGLHSTAVRIGDSPNLAGIQLALTPAGSRALLGLPSGELATTILDVDTLFGMPAQEVGERLRATPHWHERFDIVERLLLESWRDEPIGAPRAELGWAWRRMCESAGGIGVQELAGEVGWSRRHLTEQFRAEYGLAPKVASRVLRFERAVSRLKARPLTRLADLAADLGYADQAHLTREWHAIAGCSPRQWMTEELPFVQDDNRTAVAESGV
- the ilvD gene encoding dihydroxy-acid dehydratase, producing the protein MPELRSRTVTHGRNMAGARALMMASGVAREDFGKPIIAVANSFTEFVPGHTHLQPVGRIVSEAIHAAGGIAREFNTIAVDDGIAMGHGGMLYSLPSRDLIADSVEYMVEAHCADALICISNCDKITPGMLMAALRLNIPTVFVSGGPMEAGRATLVDGTVRKLDLIDAMSEAVNENVSDEDILRIEENACPTCGSCSGMFTANSMNCLAEAIGLALPGNGSVLATHTARKALYENAGRTVVEITKRYYETDDETVLPRTVASRAAFENAMALDIAMGGSTNTILHLLAAAQEAEVDFDLDDINAVSRRVPCLAKVAPNVAPGGTYYMEDVHRAGGIPAILGELYRAGLLNEDIHTVHSASIDDWLKNWDVRGGSPSAEAVELWHAAPGCKRSATAFSQSERWETLDTDAAGGCIRDAAHAYSVDGGLAVLKGNLAVDGCVVKTAGVDESIWTFEGPAVVCESQEEAVEKILAKAIKPGDVVVIRYEGPKGGPGMQEMLYPTSFLKGRGLGKVCALITDGRFSGGTSGLSIGHASPEAASGGTIALVEDGDRIRIDIPGRSIELLVADDVLAARRDALGGVYAPKARDRKVSAALRAYAAMATSADKGAVRDVSKLG
- a CDS encoding type II toxin-antitoxin system PemK/MazF family toxin; the protein is MRPLHIARLDKPRPVVVLTRELIRPRLTNVTVAPITSTIRGLSTEVLVGSQNGLDHPSAISCDNIQTIPKLQLGRLIGYLLPEQEEALAEAITLAFDLELSL
- a CDS encoding ribbon-helix-helix domain-containing protein; the encoded protein is MSKQITVRLPDELVEFMDRLVDDNKASSRASVVARAMERERRRELAERDAAILAAHGDYEDLDGLAVAAGGTVLTDLD
- a CDS encoding dihydrofolate reductase family protein; translation: MTDRLVTANLNISLDGRYNGPGGAMDLGAIIPYATTDVARDHMTRLYENATTAVLGRLNAQGFLGFWPSVADNEDADPRDRGYAKWLRDTDKVVFSTTLTESPWERTRLVNAPAAEVITELKSTGEGEILVNSSASIIKALLAADQLDRLYLMITPQIAGGGQHLFEDGLPATQWKVTHQETGDLGELAMVYDRVR
- a CDS encoding metalloregulator ArsR/SmtB family transcription factor, whose translation is MDALITALADPARWRLVNLLAERPRSVGVLAQLAEARQPQTTKHLQTLERAGLVTSQRTGQRRIYALQPDPLRELAAALSQLADATDQGARKTFDRHGISLDAERLAAEEAGWADGRSFTFLHSLPTSAEQVWRYLTEADLLAQWWAPEDLRVSELVFEARPGGRIILEYRDAEDSDGSDLVAGRSEGVVTDIRPGEHLAYRNSPVLPDGRTAFTAHTSYTLRPTDAGTELDVELRITDSTIDSADFIAGIELGFGQSLDKLAAALAATDTSSATPTRSTK
- a CDS encoding SDR family oxidoreductase, coding for MHVFVTGGTGHSGSYIISELISAGHEVTGLARSDTAAAALSALGAKVRRGDLQDLDGLKEAAADSDGVIHVAHRQDLLVTGGMDAVAAAELPIMHAYGEALAGSGKPLVAAGSIGSPGQLGRPVTEEDPAQLVGDEHQGTLRVRNAVESAVIGLAEQGVRSSVVRIANIAHGTTDQAGFLPILIALAKEKGFAGYPGDGANPWNAVHIRDVASLFRVALEKGPAGRYWHAVGDGAIPLREIAEAIGSRLGLPAVSIPMDELMVPGYFGFLANLVTQSYPASNLITRRTLGWEPAQPGLLADLDNGHYFPAG
- a CDS encoding NADPH-dependent F420 reductase, producing MSNITLIGTGNMAHAIGTLAVKGGNTVEVMGRDQSKADDLAKALGGGTTTGKWGAVPAGDIVITALLFAGVVPVVAEYGDALAGKVIVDISNPFNATFDGLAHGDETSVAQEVAKVAPAGASVVKAFNTIFRNVLEKGRPTVFMAGDNAQAKADLATFIESLGLRPLDAGGLKMAHWLEGMGLVTVSLAGNGVGHWDFALGVNEFTD